From one Verrucomicrobiota bacterium genomic stretch:
- the rpsS gene encoding 30S ribosomal protein S19, with protein sequence MARSLKKGPFVDEHLLDKVEKAIETGNKKPIKTWSRRSMIIPDFVGLTFMVHNGKAFNSVFVTENMVGHKLGEFSPTRIFKRHGGHTEKVTK encoded by the coding sequence ATGGCAAGAAGTTTAAAAAAAGGTCCATTTGTAGACGAGCATTTGCTCGATAAAGTTGAAAAGGCAATTGAGACGGGAAATAAAAAACCCATCAAAACTTGGTCTAGGAGGTCTATGATTATTCCTGACTTTGTCGGGTTGACCTTCATGGTTCATAACGGCAAAGCCTTCAATTCGGTTTTTGTTACCGAAAATATGGTAGGTCACAAGCTCGGCGAATTTTCTCCCACTCGGATATTTAAGAGACATGGAGGTCATACGGAGAAGGTGACTAAGTAG
- the rplW gene encoding 50S ribosomal protein L23 has protein sequence MRNPYDIIKTARVTEKATALTERYNQYIFEVDSRATKQEIRFAVEKIFSKSVQSVNTMRVQGKKKRERTANFGRTNHWKKAIITLKEGESIDLF, from the coding sequence ATGAGAAATCCATACGACATTATTAAAACTGCTCGCGTGACTGAGAAAGCCACCGCTCTTACTGAGCGATATAATCAATACATCTTTGAGGTTGATAGTAGAGCTACCAAACAGGAGATACGTTTTGCTGTAGAAAAGATTTTTAGCAAAAGTGTTCAGAGTGTGAATACGATGCGTGTTCAAGGTAAGAAGAAGCGAGAAAGAACTGCGAATTTTGGGCGCACAAATCATTGGAAAAAAGCAATCATCACCCTAAAGGAAGGCGAAAGCATAGACCTCTTTTAA
- the rplN gene encoding 50S ribosomal protein L14 — MIQLRSKLDVADNTGARKAMMIGVIGKKSMSARIGDVITANVKEAAPDGSVKKSDVVRAVIVRTKYPIKRPDGSELRFDNNAIVIIDKDKNPKGTRIFGPVARELRDKNFMKIVSLAPEVL, encoded by the coding sequence ATGATTCAGCTTCGTTCAAAGTTAGATGTTGCAGATAACACGGGTGCCCGTAAGGCAATGATGATCGGTGTTATAGGTAAAAAGTCTATGAGTGCTCGCATAGGGGATGTCATCACAGCTAATGTAAAAGAGGCTGCACCTGATGGTTCTGTTAAAAAGAGTGATGTTGTTCGTGCCGTAATTGTCAGAACCAAATATCCTATTAAGCGTCCAGATGGTTCAGAGTTACGTTTCGACAATAATGCGATTGTGATTATTGACAAAGATAAGAACCCCAAGGGCACTCGTATATTTGGGCCAGTTGCTCGTGAACTGAGAGATAAGAATTTTATGAAGATCGTCTCTTTGGCGCCGGAAGTTTTGTAA
- the rplC gene encoding 50S ribosomal protein L3, whose translation MSVGILGKKVGMTRVYDDKGAATPVTVIEAAPNVICQVKSTDKDGYQSYQVGYDDVADKRVSKPRLGHFKKKGLTPKRKLKEITFNGEELKVGDEIKVSRFEAGQLVDVIGTGKGRGFQGVVKRHKFHGSCDSHGSMMHRRPGAIGAGSTPGRVFKNQPMPGHMGSSKVTVQNLRVVQVREDDNVLLIKGAVPGPNGGYVMVRSAVKGQKNVATNGAEKKK comes from the coding sequence ATGAGTGTCGGAATTTTAGGTAAAAAAGTAGGAATGACTCGAGTTTACGATGACAAAGGAGCAGCTACACCTGTGACTGTGATCGAAGCAGCCCCCAATGTCATTTGTCAAGTGAAGTCAACAGACAAGGATGGGTATCAATCTTACCAAGTTGGCTATGACGATGTAGCAGACAAGCGTGTTAGTAAACCTCGTCTGGGTCACTTTAAGAAAAAGGGTCTTACACCTAAGCGCAAACTCAAGGAAATAACCTTTAATGGAGAAGAGCTTAAAGTTGGTGATGAGATTAAGGTTAGCCGCTTTGAGGCGGGCCAACTAGTGGATGTGATTGGAACCGGTAAAGGACGTGGTTTTCAGGGCGTTGTAAAGCGCCATAAGTTTCACGGTTCTTGTGACAGTCACGGTTCGATGATGCATCGTCGTCCAGGTGCAATTGGTGCTGGTTCAACTCCTGGCCGAGTTTTTAAGAATCAACCGATGCCTGGGCACATGGGCTCTAGCAAGGTGACGGTGCAAAATCTGCGCGTCGTGCAAGTCCGCGAGGATGATAATGTCCTACTGATTAAAGGTGCAGTCCCCGGCCCGAATGGCGGTTATGTCATGGTACGTTCGGCCGTTAAGGGGCAAAAAAATGTGGCTACCAACGGAGCTGAAAAGAAAAAATAA
- the rplP gene encoding 50S ribosomal protein L16 has protein sequence MPLLPKRVKHRKQQRGSRAGNATRGVEISFGSFALQTLDRGWITNTQIEAARVALTRNMKRKGKLWIRIFPHKPVTARPPETRMGKGKGNPEYWVAVVRPGNILFELDGVSESVARESLRLAASKLPVHTRFITRERKLVA, from the coding sequence ATGCCATTACTACCTAAAAGAGTTAAACATCGTAAACAACAACGCGGCTCACGTGCTGGCAACGCTACACGTGGAGTTGAGATTTCATTTGGATCTTTTGCTCTACAAACCTTAGATCGTGGATGGATCACTAATACTCAGATCGAGGCAGCTCGAGTAGCTCTGACTCGTAATATGAAGAGGAAAGGTAAGTTGTGGATTCGCATCTTTCCTCATAAACCAGTAACTGCACGACCTCCGGAAACACGTATGGGTAAAGGTAAAGGTAACCCTGAATATTGGGTAGCCGTAGTAAGGCCTGGAAATATTTTATTTGAGCTAGATGGTGTGAGTGAGTCTGTAGCCCGCGAATCCCTTCGCTTGGCCGCGTCTAAGTTGCCGGTTCACACTAGGTTCATCACAAGGGAAAGGAAATTGGTAGCATGA
- the rpsQ gene encoding 30S ribosomal protein S17, producing MSEVVKKDGKKAVRKERVGEVVSEKMNKTIVVKVTRSMPHPQFRKFIKTSKKFYVHDEKEEARVGDRVRIAETPPRSKTKRWELAEIVKH from the coding sequence ATGAGTGAAGTTGTAAAAAAAGATGGTAAGAAAGCGGTTAGGAAAGAGCGCGTGGGCGAAGTTGTTTCTGAGAAAATGAACAAAACGATAGTGGTAAAAGTAACCAGATCTATGCCGCATCCCCAGTTCCGCAAGTTTATCAAGACATCAAAGAAGTTTTACGTGCACGATGAGAAAGAGGAGGCGCGAGTTGGGGACCGTGTTCGCATAGCTGAGACGCCCCCCAGAAGTAAGACCAAACGCTGGGAGCTTGCAGAAATCGTTAAGCATTAA
- the rplX gene encoding 50S ribosomal protein L24 translates to MNTKFHVKSGDEVQVIAGAHKGRQGKILQILTKSDRVVVEGVNMIKKSTRPTQTNPQGGFEEREGSIHVSNVKKVEAKSKAPKKKAAAKKAAKKNE, encoded by the coding sequence ATGAATACAAAGTTTCATGTAAAAAGTGGAGATGAAGTGCAAGTGATTGCCGGTGCGCATAAAGGACGCCAAGGCAAAATTCTGCAGATTCTCACTAAGAGTGACCGTGTGGTTGTTGAGGGTGTCAATATGATTAAAAAGTCGACACGCCCTACTCAGACTAATCCTCAAGGTGGATTTGAAGAGAGAGAAGGTTCAATTCATGTCTCTAATGTTAAGAAAGTTGAAGCTAAATCTAAAGCACCCAAAAAGAAGGCAGCTGCCAAAAAAGCTGCTAAGAAAAATGAATAA
- the rplF gene encoding 50S ribosomal protein L6, with protein MSRIGKKAIQVPDKAKIRVEDRMIFVEGPKGKLEWEMPAVINAKFEDGKISVSRESENRQDKALHGLSRALISNMVTGATEGFTKKLEIQGVGFRAALKGKVLNLNLGFSHPIDYEIPEDVKVSVNNNTEILVEGIDKQRVGAVAAKIRDFYPPEPYKGKGVRYADEIVRRKEGKTAQGK; from the coding sequence ATGTCTAGAATAGGAAAAAAAGCAATACAGGTTCCGGATAAAGCAAAAATCCGTGTAGAGGACCGAATGATTTTCGTAGAAGGTCCCAAGGGTAAGCTGGAATGGGAGATGCCTGCTGTCATTAATGCTAAGTTTGAGGACGGTAAAATCTCTGTTAGTAGGGAGAGCGAAAACCGTCAAGATAAAGCTCTTCATGGCCTAAGCCGTGCCCTTATCAGTAATATGGTAACTGGTGCGACAGAGGGCTTTACTAAGAAGCTTGAAATTCAAGGTGTTGGTTTCAGAGCAGCTCTAAAAGGAAAAGTTCTTAATCTTAATTTGGGGTTTTCTCATCCTATTGATTATGAGATTCCTGAAGATGTTAAGGTATCAGTAAATAATAATACTGAGATACTTGTTGAGGGCATTGATAAGCAGCGCGTTGGAGCAGTTGCGGCAAAAATCCGTGACTTTTATCCTCCTGAGCCATACAAGGGCAAGGGAGTTCGTTACGCTGATGAGATAGTTCGTCGTAAGGAAGGTAAGACCGCGCAAGGTAAATAA
- the rplE gene encoding 50S ribosomal protein L5, with product MDLKKYYQEKVVPELKNKLGIKNIHDVPKIEKVVINCCLGSFSDRKAAIEDAEREITAITGQKPIRVLAKKSVANFKLRAGMDLGCKVTLRGRNMYEFLVRLIVAALPRIRDFRGISGKAFDGRGAYTFGIKDHTIFPEIELDKVKRTIGFDVTIVTSGKNKEQTKELLALIGMPFADRVPKPQAASASA from the coding sequence ATGGATCTTAAAAAATATTATCAAGAGAAAGTGGTGCCAGAGCTTAAGAATAAGCTCGGAATCAAAAATATTCATGATGTGCCCAAAATTGAGAAAGTTGTTATCAATTGTTGTCTAGGTTCATTTTCAGACCGTAAGGCTGCGATTGAAGATGCTGAGCGTGAAATCACTGCAATCACAGGGCAAAAGCCTATTCGGGTATTAGCTAAGAAGAGTGTAGCGAATTTTAAGTTGCGTGCAGGGATGGACTTAGGATGTAAGGTCACTTTGCGTGGTCGTAACATGTATGAGTTCCTCGTTCGCTTGATTGTTGCGGCACTTCCTCGAATTCGAGATTTCAGAGGTATATCGGGTAAAGCTTTTGATGGACGTGGTGCTTATACTTTCGGAATAAAAGATCACACAATTTTCCCTGAAATTGAATTGGATAAGGTGAAAAGAACCATTGGATTTGATGTTACCATTGTCACCTCAGGTAAAAATAAAGAACAAACGAAGGAATTGCTAGCACTTATAGGGATGCCCTTTGCTGATCGTGTTCCAAAACCTCAAGCGGCCTCAGCAAGTGCGTAA
- the rpsJ gene encoding 30S ribosomal protein S10 produces MAAAATRIRIRLKGFDYRMIDKAAGEIAETAIRTGSRIAGPIPLPTKIERYTVNRSTHVDKKSMEQFEIRTHKRLLDIVDPSAKTVDELKKLNLPAGVDITIKI; encoded by the coding sequence ATGGCAGCAGCAGCGACTCGAATAAGAATTAGACTCAAAGGATTTGATTATCGAATGATTGATAAAGCAGCAGGGGAAATTGCTGAAACCGCTATCCGAACGGGTTCCCGGATTGCAGGTCCGATCCCGTTGCCTACAAAAATTGAACGCTATACCGTGAACCGCTCCACCCATGTAGACAAGAAAAGCATGGAGCAGTTCGAAATACGTACCCACAAGCGTCTGCTTGATATAGTAGATCCTTCCGCGAAAACGGTGGATGAGCTGAAGAAACTAAACCTGCCTGCAGGTGTGGATATTACCATTAAGATTTAA
- the rplR gene encoding 50S ribosomal protein L18, translating to MKKSKISSRFKRKRAHLRVRKKISGSESRPRLNVCFSGQHIYAQIIDDREGKTVVGVSTTEKTLKAKAIRPNCHGATEVGKIIAERAKEKKVSGVVFDRGGFLYHGKVKALADAAREGGLEF from the coding sequence ATGAAAAAGAGTAAAATTAGCAGTCGATTTAAGCGTAAGAGAGCACATCTACGCGTGCGTAAAAAAATCTCAGGATCTGAGTCGCGGCCTCGTTTGAATGTTTGCTTTAGTGGGCAGCACATCTATGCCCAGATTATCGACGATAGAGAGGGCAAGACAGTGGTGGGCGTCTCGACAACAGAAAAAACTTTAAAAGCTAAGGCAATTCGTCCCAATTGTCATGGAGCTACTGAAGTAGGAAAGATTATAGCGGAAAGAGCTAAAGAGAAGAAAGTAAGTGGGGTCGTATTTGACCGTGGCGGTTTCTTATACCACGGAAAAGTTAAAGCGTTAGCTGATGCTGCACGTGAAGGTGGATTGGAGTTTTAA
- the rpsC gene encoding 30S ribosomal protein S3 has protein sequence MGQKVHPIGFRLAVRRDWRSVWYAGKKEFPSYVAEDHKVRSFLKRRLVGAAVSKVLIERASNRLRVNIFTARPGVVIGRKATELDRLKGEIRDIVPDREVLVDVKEIKNPELDAQLVSENIALQLERRISFRRAMKRSLQTTMDFGALGIKVRCAGRLQGAEIARAEEYREGKVPLHTLRANVDYGFSEANTTAGKIGVKVWICLKEEADTAAAK, from the coding sequence ATGGGACAAAAAGTACATCCAATTGGGTTTCGTTTAGCGGTTCGCCGCGACTGGCGTTCCGTGTGGTACGCAGGTAAGAAAGAGTTTCCCTCTTACGTGGCTGAGGATCATAAAGTTAGAAGCTTTCTCAAGAGGCGCTTAGTAGGAGCTGCTGTCTCCAAAGTTTTGATTGAAAGGGCTTCTAATCGTCTGCGCGTAAATATTTTTACAGCCCGTCCCGGCGTTGTGATTGGTCGTAAGGCGACGGAGCTTGACCGTCTGAAAGGTGAGATTCGTGACATTGTTCCGGATCGTGAGGTGCTGGTTGATGTTAAAGAAATCAAGAATCCTGAATTGGATGCGCAATTGGTCTCAGAAAATATTGCACTTCAGCTAGAGCGTCGTATTTCATTTCGTCGCGCTATGAAGCGCTCACTGCAAACGACCATGGATTTTGGAGCTCTTGGTATCAAAGTTCGCTGTGCTGGGCGTTTGCAAGGTGCTGAAATTGCTCGTGCCGAAGAGTATCGCGAAGGAAAAGTTCCATTGCATACGTTGCGCGCAAATGTGGATTATGGATTTTCGGAAGCAAACACCACTGCGGGTAAGATTGGTGTGAAAGTATGGATTTGTTTAAAGGAGGAAGCGGATACAGCAGCCGCTAAATGA
- the rpmC gene encoding 50S ribosomal protein L29, which translates to MKIDEVKALNELELRSKAQELRQERLNLRLQQLTGQLEKPSRLKDIRKTLARIETVLSNKRLKQISSKQEETAKEPQAA; encoded by the coding sequence ATGAAGATAGATGAAGTAAAAGCCCTTAACGAACTGGAGCTTCGCAGTAAAGCGCAGGAATTGCGCCAAGAGCGTCTTAATTTACGCCTGCAACAATTGACCGGGCAGCTAGAAAAACCTAGCCGCTTAAAAGATATAAGAAAGACCCTTGCTAGAATTGAAACGGTTCTAAGTAACAAGCGTTTAAAGCAGATTTCTAGTAAGCAAGAAGAAACGGCAAAGGAGCCGCAAGCAGCGTAA
- the rplB gene encoding 50S ribosomal protein L2, protein MAVKTFRPVTPTLRYKTSSDFAEITKSEPEKSLLQPKKRSGGRNNRGRKTARHRGGGHKRHYRIIDWKRNRHGETAKVIAIEYDPNRTANIALLEYPDTQRAYIVAPVGIKVGAKVVSGPDVKPDLGNSLPLNKIPLGQSIHNIELMPGRGAQIVRSAGSSATLMGYSGGYAQIKLPSGEIRRVHSTCYATIGQVGNTQHEKIKLGKAGRSRWLGRRPQTRAMVMNPVDHPMGGGEAKSKSGGGRKHPKSPWGQIAKGFRTRQKHKPSDKFIVERKNKK, encoded by the coding sequence ATGGCAGTAAAAACTTTTAGACCAGTCACTCCAACACTTCGTTATAAGACCTCCTCCGACTTTGCGGAAATTACCAAGAGTGAGCCCGAAAAGAGCTTGCTTCAACCTAAGAAGAGAAGTGGTGGCCGTAACAACCGTGGACGCAAGACAGCCCGTCATCGTGGAGGAGGGCATAAGCGTCACTACCGTATCATCGACTGGAAGCGTAATCGTCACGGTGAAACAGCAAAAGTAATTGCTATTGAGTATGATCCGAACCGTACGGCTAACATTGCGCTGTTAGAGTATCCTGACACGCAGCGTGCTTACATTGTGGCGCCAGTCGGAATTAAAGTCGGTGCAAAGGTCGTTTCTGGTCCTGATGTGAAGCCTGATTTGGGTAATTCACTTCCATTGAACAAAATTCCTTTAGGTCAGAGTATTCATAACATTGAATTGATGCCGGGGCGAGGTGCTCAGATCGTTCGCTCTGCAGGTTCTTCCGCTACGTTGATGGGCTATTCAGGAGGATATGCTCAGATTAAGTTGCCTTCGGGTGAGATACGCCGCGTTCATAGCACTTGCTATGCAACCATTGGACAAGTTGGCAATACTCAGCACGAAAAAATTAAGCTAGGTAAAGCAGGACGTTCGCGTTGGTTGGGTAGACGCCCTCAGACTCGTGCTATGGTGATGAATCCTGTCGATCACCCAATGGGGGGTGGTGAAGCTAAAAGTAAGAGTGGTGGTGGCCGCAAACATCCTAAATCACCTTGGGGTCAAATTGCTAAGGGCTTCAGAACACGTCAGAAGCACAAACCATCAGATAAATTTATTGTTGAACGTAAGAATAAGAAATAA
- the rpsH gene encoding 30S ribosomal protein S8: MQTDPLADFLTQIRNANTASLPEILSPYSRMKSDVAHILKSEGYIKEVEVVKNDAKQSLKLTLKVEKKAKPIRGIKRVSKPGLRQYVAVRDIPRVLGGLGISVLSTSRGVMTGQEAKKQNVGGELLLTVW; this comes from the coding sequence ATGCAAACAGACCCATTAGCAGATTTTTTAACGCAAATTCGCAATGCGAATACCGCGAGCCTACCCGAGATTTTATCACCATACTCGCGTATGAAGAGTGATGTTGCTCATATTCTTAAGAGTGAAGGATATATCAAGGAAGTTGAAGTGGTGAAGAATGATGCCAAACAATCTTTAAAGCTAACTTTAAAAGTGGAGAAGAAAGCTAAACCGATCAGGGGAATTAAGAGAGTATCAAAACCGGGTCTTCGACAGTATGTCGCTGTTAGAGATATTCCTCGGGTACTTGGTGGTTTAGGTATTTCTGTTTTGTCCACATCACGCGGAGTGATGACAGGACAAGAAGCAAAGAAACAAAATGTAGGGGGAGAGCTCCTGCTTACAGTGTGGTAA
- a CDS encoding type Z 30S ribosomal protein S14, which translates to MAKKSWIEKQKRKPKFTSRKYNRCSITGRRRAYIRKFGLSRIAFREMASRGEIPGVVKASW; encoded by the coding sequence ATGGCTAAAAAATCATGGATTGAGAAGCAGAAGCGCAAACCGAAATTTACGAGTCGGAAATACAACCGTTGTAGCATTACGGGTCGTCGTCGTGCCTATATTCGTAAGTTTGGATTAAGTCGTATAGCTTTTAGAGAAATGGCATCACGAGGTGAGATCCCAGGAGTTGTAAAGGCAAGTTGGTAA
- the rplD gene encoding 50S ribosomal protein L4 — MSVKQLDFSAAEKAFDTKLIEDDKKGAQALHETVVAYQANRRSGTHATKTKALVSGSGKKPWRQKGTGNARSGYKSSTIWRGGGVVFGPQPRDYSKVTPKKVKKLALKKAFSEAAKSKRLQAAADLKVDSGKTKDLVSWIRGAKLPEHLLIITDQIDRKLILASRNIPKVEVVNASEVNAEQICRYKQVVLLEKAAPLIAQRIK, encoded by the coding sequence ATGAGTGTAAAACAATTAGATTTTAGCGCTGCCGAAAAGGCCTTTGATACCAAGCTAATCGAAGATGATAAAAAGGGTGCGCAGGCTCTACATGAAACAGTAGTCGCCTATCAAGCAAACCGCCGTTCCGGGACACATGCAACCAAGACGAAGGCTTTGGTAAGTGGATCGGGAAAGAAACCGTGGCGTCAAAAGGGAACTGGTAATGCTCGTTCGGGTTATAAATCATCTACGATCTGGCGTGGAGGTGGAGTCGTCTTTGGGCCTCAACCTCGCGACTATTCTAAAGTGACTCCGAAGAAAGTGAAGAAGTTAGCACTTAAGAAAGCATTCAGCGAAGCTGCTAAGTCGAAACGCTTACAAGCAGCAGCAGATCTTAAGGTAGATAGCGGAAAGACTAAAGATCTTGTTTCCTGGATTCGTGGAGCAAAATTACCTGAGCATCTTTTGATTATTACTGACCAAATTGATCGGAAGTTAATTCTGGCTTCCCGTAACATTCCGAAGGTGGAAGTTGTGAATGCAAGTGAAGTAAATGCCGAGCAAATTTGCCGCTATAAGCAGGTTGTTTTACTAGAGAAAGCGGCCCCATTGATTGCTCAACGAATAAAGTAA
- the rplV gene encoding 50S ribosomal protein L22: MEVKAITKFVRVSAFKARNMTRHIQGMPVNDAMDLLRFSPQKAARLVSKTLKTAIANAENNDALDPETLIVKEAVVGEGPTIKRFRPRARGSAGHIRKRTSHIRIILTEKPEDLERKKTKVKKKTAAKKTAAKKTAAKKPAPKKKAETKAETESNTKE; encoded by the coding sequence ATGGAAGTAAAAGCAATAACAAAATTTGTGAGGGTTTCCGCTTTCAAAGCGAGGAACATGACACGTCATATACAGGGGATGCCTGTAAATGACGCGATGGATCTATTGCGCTTTTCACCCCAAAAGGCTGCTCGTTTGGTAAGTAAAACTTTAAAGACGGCCATTGCTAATGCTGAGAATAATGACGCTCTTGATCCTGAGACATTAATAGTGAAGGAAGCGGTGGTTGGGGAGGGGCCCACTATTAAGCGTTTTAGACCAAGGGCTCGTGGAAGTGCTGGACACATTCGCAAGCGCACTAGCCATATCCGGATTATTCTCACGGAAAAGCCAGAGGACCTGGAAAGGAAAAAGACTAAGGTTAAGAAAAAGACGGCTGCAAAGAAAACTGCCGCAAAGAAAACAGCAGCTAAAAAACCAGCTCCTAAGAAAAAAGCTGAAACAAAGGCTGAGACAGAAAGTAATACAAAGGAATAA
- the rplO gene encoding 50S ribosomal protein L15: MQLHDLRPSKGSTHRKKRLGSGESSGLGKTCGKGDKGQKARAGGSIRPGFEGGQMPLIRRLPKRGFNNKNFKSFYAPVNLSKLDSFNEGDTVDEAALREKRLVTGRWDGIKILGNGEISKKLYIKVHSASQSALEKVQKAGGKIEIVALSQEGEDQKK; this comes from the coding sequence ATGCAATTACATGATTTAAGACCAAGTAAAGGGTCAACACATCGTAAAAAAAGGCTTGGAAGTGGTGAGAGTTCTGGTCTTGGAAAAACTTGCGGTAAGGGTGATAAAGGCCAAAAAGCTCGTGCTGGTGGCTCTATTCGGCCTGGGTTCGAAGGTGGGCAGATGCCTCTGATTCGTCGTTTGCCTAAGCGTGGCTTTAACAATAAAAATTTTAAAAGTTTTTACGCTCCGGTGAACCTTTCTAAATTGGATAGCTTTAATGAAGGGGACACTGTAGACGAAGCAGCGCTACGAGAGAAACGTCTAGTGACAGGCCGCTGGGATGGAATCAAGATACTAGGAAACGGTGAGATTTCTAAGAAGCTTTATATTAAAGTTCATTCTGCAAGTCAGTCTGCATTAGAAAAAGTGCAGAAAGCTGGCGGTAAAATTGAAATCGTTGCGCTTAGCCAAGAGGGAGAAGACCAGAAAAAGTAA
- the rpsE gene encoding 30S ribosomal protein S5 encodes MAEEKKVEAKSQETTAAQKEPTVTIPEGVDAGGVKEAVSHVEKSSNRPARGANGRGRGGQQGGRGQQRRGGRQQSSNSDDEKEYIEKIVFINRCAKVVKGGRRFSFSALMVSGDGSGNVGVGFGKANEVSEAIRKAGQSAKREMQGVHLTKTSIPHEVYGEFGGARVLLRPASEGTGLIAGGGVRAVVEAAGVQNVLGKSLGSSNAANVVKATMEALKQLRTKEQIYQARGKALAAKN; translated from the coding sequence ATGGCTGAAGAGAAGAAGGTAGAAGCGAAATCTCAAGAGACTACTGCAGCGCAAAAAGAGCCTACTGTAACTATACCCGAAGGTGTAGATGCTGGGGGAGTCAAAGAAGCTGTTTCTCATGTTGAGAAAAGCAGTAATAGGCCAGCCCGCGGTGCAAATGGTAGGGGTCGTGGGGGCCAGCAAGGTGGTCGTGGACAGCAACGCAGAGGTGGGCGTCAGCAGAGTTCTAACAGCGATGATGAAAAAGAGTATATTGAGAAAATCGTCTTTATTAACCGATGTGCCAAGGTTGTGAAAGGTGGTCGCCGTTTTAGCTTTAGTGCGCTCATGGTATCGGGTGATGGTTCTGGAAATGTAGGTGTTGGCTTCGGTAAAGCGAATGAGGTTTCTGAAGCTATCCGTAAGGCAGGCCAAAGTGCTAAACGTGAGATGCAAGGTGTGCATCTGACTAAGACATCCATCCCACACGAAGTCTATGGGGAGTTTGGTGGTGCAAGAGTTCTTTTAAGACCAGCCTCTGAAGGTACTGGACTCATTGCTGGTGGAGGGGTTCGTGCAGTAGTTGAGGCTGCAGGGGTTCAGAATGTATTGGGTAAGTCTCTAGGCTCTAGTAACGCTGCTAATGTCGTGAAGGCTACTATGGAAGCTCTCAAGCAATTGCGCACAAAAGAACAGATTTATCAAGCAAGAGGTAAGGCTCTTGCTGCTAAGAATTAG